A window of Streptomyces sp. DG1A-41 contains these coding sequences:
- a CDS encoding SDR family oxidoreductase has protein sequence MNGRAVDDTGEREARAARAGTIDYAASKAALITLTKSVAVHLAKRGVRANVVAPGPTWTPLNEADPHMPPDGLAHIGSEAPLQRAAQPEEIAPTYVYLASDADSSYTVGEVIAVTGGIVDTR, from the coding sequence ATGAACGGCCGCGCCGTGGACGACACCGGCGAAAGGGAAGCCCGTGCAGCCCGAGCAGGAACAATCGACTACGCGGCGTCCAAGGCCGCGTTGATCACCCTGACCAAGTCCGTCGCCGTGCACCTGGCCAAGCGCGGTGTGCGCGCGAACGTGGTCGCGCCGGGCCCGACCTGGACGCCGCTCAACGAGGCGGATCCGCACATGCCGCCGGACGGGCTCGCCCACATCGGCAGCGAGGCCCCGCTCCAGCGCGCGGCCCAGCCGGAGGAGATCGCACCGACGTACGTCTACCTCGCCTCCGACGCCGACTCCAGCTATACGGTCGGCGAGGTCATCGCGGTGACCGGCGGCATCGTCGACACGCGTTAG
- a CDS encoding ATP-grasp domain-containing protein: MSDETVKNVFVIGLDEANLPTLREVPGADRLRFHQLLTVEELQVGEVHVPTLLDKAQGVLDAFDGSIDAIVGYWDFPVSTLVPLLSERYGTRSTSLESVVKCEHKYWSRLEQQKATDRHPRFGKVDLSAEPPRPPEDVTFPMWVKPALSYSSELAFGVDDEEEFRSAVGEIRDGISRIGRPFEHILERIDLPPEMDGVGGRVCLAEESLSGVQVAVEGYVHQGEVTVYGVLDSIQYPDSPCFLRHQYPSTLPPAAIAELHDVSKRVMRQIGMESATFSIEYFYDPRTQTINLLEINPRHSQSHAELFQYVDGVPNHHCMVSLALGEDPRMPHREGPYAMAAKWYHRWFTDGVVRRVPGPEEIARIERETPGVRIEVVPEEGTRLSDLPGQDSYSYELAHIFTGGADEAELREKFDHCVAALGLAFDEPPTE, translated from the coding sequence GTGTCTGACGAGACGGTGAAGAACGTCTTCGTGATCGGGCTCGACGAGGCCAATCTGCCGACGCTGCGGGAGGTTCCCGGAGCTGACCGGCTGCGCTTTCACCAGCTGCTGACCGTCGAGGAACTCCAGGTCGGCGAGGTGCACGTGCCCACGTTGCTCGACAAGGCCCAGGGCGTGCTCGACGCCTTCGACGGCAGCATCGACGCGATCGTGGGCTACTGGGACTTCCCGGTCAGCACCCTCGTGCCGCTGCTGAGCGAACGTTACGGAACGCGGAGCACGAGCCTGGAGTCCGTGGTCAAGTGCGAACACAAGTACTGGAGCCGCCTCGAACAGCAGAAGGCGACCGACCGGCACCCGCGCTTCGGCAAGGTCGACCTGTCGGCCGAGCCGCCTCGGCCGCCCGAGGACGTGACCTTCCCGATGTGGGTCAAGCCGGCGCTCTCGTACTCCTCCGAACTCGCCTTCGGAGTCGACGACGAAGAGGAGTTCCGCTCGGCCGTCGGCGAGATCCGCGACGGCATCTCCCGCATCGGCCGCCCCTTCGAGCACATCCTCGAACGCATCGACCTGCCGCCGGAGATGGACGGCGTCGGCGGCCGGGTCTGTCTGGCGGAGGAGTCGCTGTCCGGCGTCCAGGTCGCCGTCGAGGGCTACGTCCACCAGGGCGAGGTGACGGTCTACGGGGTTCTGGACTCCATCCAGTACCCGGACTCCCCCTGCTTCCTGCGCCACCAGTACCCCTCGACGCTGCCGCCGGCGGCCATCGCCGAACTCCACGACGTCTCGAAGCGGGTGATGCGGCAGATCGGAATGGAATCGGCCACCTTCAGCATCGAGTACTTCTACGACCCGCGGACGCAGACCATCAACCTGCTGGAGATCAACCCCCGGCACTCCCAGTCGCACGCCGAGCTGTTCCAGTACGTCGACGGCGTCCCCAACCACCACTGCATGGTCAGTCTCGCGCTCGGCGAGGACCCGCGCATGCCGCACCGCGAGGGCCCGTACGCGATGGCGGCGAAGTGGTACCACCGCTGGTTCACCGACGGGGTGGTGCGCCGGGTGCCCGGGCCCGAGGAGATCGCCCGTATCGAGCGGGAAACGCCGGGCGTGCGCATCGAGGTGGTCCCCGAGGAGGGCACCCGGCTCTCGGACCTGCCCGGACAGGACAGCTACAGCTACGAGTTGGCGCACATCTTCACCGGCGGGGCGGACGAGGCGGAGCTGCGGGAGAAGTTCGACCACTGCGTGGCCGCGCTGGGCCTCGCCTTCGACGAACCCCCGACCGAGTGA